GTCAGGTATATATGACATCAAAGTGATCTGTGATGTTGTTGCTTCTTTTCAAAATAGGAGCTCTGTAAATGTACTACCTTTGACTCCATTAAAGCGTTGTACAACTTTCCTCcattaaatagattttttattttggttttttaaataatgtacAAGGATTGGAGTTTTGCCTCCTTCGTAACTCTGTTTATCATTCAATATAATTACTTATGGTTCAgttggtatattttttaatatgattttatatgcaAACTGTCTTTACATGGTCCAATAATCAGGAAATAGATCACTAATTAATGGATCAAGTACAAGCAGTAAGAAATAAAGAAATAGATCACTAAtgaaattactcaaatattatattagtGTATTTTGACACCTCATTTTACACGCGCACGCATCCGCACGCACACATACGCACGCACGCGTGCACACTCATCACGACAcataaaaaatttctaattcCGCTGCATACGACCCTCCCATAATTTTTAATCTAGCTACATTGGTGGTGTTAACTATGATCTTAAATGATGTAATATGTTCGAATCATCTTAGTCGTTTCTTGTATCAGACTAATTCAAACGAACCTCCTGCTAGTGGAATTGGTATCCTTTAGATTAGTTTATCTATGTACCGGATACcgagtcttaaaaaaaaaacatttgaaatcttaaaaattcataaagtaCTTTGAAATCTTTAAAATGTATGTTATGAAACCATTAAAATCTTACGCTAAAAATCCTGATTGTAAGAACACTTTTAAAAATGTCTTTTAAACTCCCACAAAGTTAATATaatctcacaaagtcttttaaaatcttcaagactttttttgtcaagataaTCAGTCAAAATCTCAATCCTATCCCCTAAATTGAAAAATTCAGTAAGATGCAAATGTCTAAAAGGACATGTTAGAGTTATTTTGattacaaaattttaagattactttatttttacttcaAAAAATGCTTAGACCAACAATTCAATATTTGTATTCACATCCCTCATCTCTGGTTGATAAATTTTCCTaaagactaaaaaaaaaaaaatcaaattttgtgtaaaaaaaacaatcatatttttctcttaacataaaaaataaaaaaaaaaaattgtctttttttatttCCAAATACTCCTCCAAGTAAAGCTAGGATTACTCCCAAAGTTAGATTCAAGAAGTGACGGCCGAGGAAAGTGCCTAGCCTTGAGAACTCTTGCCACAATTGTCATGTTGAACATTAGAAAGTCACAGAATCCtataccccccccccccccccccccccccccccttcctTAGAGTCCCAAGCAAGCCACCAGATGTCTTTATTGTTATTACCACCCTACCAAAAAGCATTGATCGTTCTTTCAAAGAATCCGATAAAACATAGATACTCATAACATATGCCGTTGTAAAACAGATTTAATCATAACTTCCTTACCGGTAAATTGGTATCCTTTATACTAATGGTCTTTCCAAACAAATTCGAGTCTTACCTTAAGTAGGATTAAATGTACTTGATAAACTAGTTTGGATTTACCATAAGAACAGTATATATCAAGAATTCTTGTCATTGTTTATGAAATTTAGTAACTATCAACTTAGAAATCATACCACTATACCTTAATAATTAAATGGCCTAGTTATAGTCTaaggtttttagttttttatagCCAGTGTTAGTGAAGAGGAAAAGTGACTTGGTGTGAATGAAATTGGTTATTGTGGACCTTTtagaaaatttatatttgagacCTTAAAACTGAAAACACAAACCACATacattttagaaaatttaactTGTTTGGtcagaataaaataaattttactccaaaaataataagaaaaagatcaaaacttgttttaaaaaattcagtAAGACCCAACTAATCTAGAGAATCAATCTAACAGTCCATTAATGGGGCTCAATAATAAATGTATATAACACAATAATAACTtgactaatttttatattttaattcatattttcatattgaTTTTAAAAACACTTTATACACTTAAACTCCTATGtattcaaacaaactccaaattagtccaaaaaaaaaacaccaaattATTCTTCAtcaacttatttatttgttcatcTCCACTTAGTAATTTCTTGTATACTTAAGCTTAATACTGTATATCTAATTTTTGTCTCTTCAAGTTTTTGTTAATAATACATCAATGGAAAATTTGGCAAATTCCACATGAATCAATATGCATGTGTCTTAATCACGCCTTGGTGAGCATATATTCCCCACTAACAGACTAATGTCCAAACTACTCCCTCCaattaggcatggcaatgggtacccgcgggtacggtttttaccttccccgttccccatacccgaatcattgataaatacccgttccccgcccattacccgacggggatgaaaaattgaacccaatccccgtcccaaatgggttcgggtatacccaaatgggttcgggtatccccgaaccttgccctgccctgctgaaccttacccgaacccaaaattttcccgaacactgacatacatacaatacaaaaattttcaaataataaagtacaaaccaaaatttcaatgcattaaacatacaaatgaaatgatattccaaaatatcaaaccaaaattatcaaaaccataaaatagtaccggtacaaaccaatattccaaaataccGTCAAAACAACCACATAACCAAGAATGTTCTACATCATTGTTCActgaaattgctaaaaaaacaaataactaagaacCATTGTTCATTAAAAATCCTAACTCAAGTAGATAAACTATATGATCTgtgacattataaataaataaataggggtaatatagtaattttatataaacgggcgggttcggggacgggttcggggtgggtaccaatatctccgttacccgccccatccccatgttttgaaatcggggaaaacccaaacccgaacccaaacccagtcaaatcggtttttccccgtcaaactcggggtgggttcgggcgggtacccgcgggtacgggttCTGTTGCCATGCCTACCTCCaatccttattataagaagaagtttattttttagattcatagaatgttggaTGTATCTGgtttatattattgactagatacatcCAACAttctataaatctaaaaagtaaactttttcttataataaagacTGGAAGGAGTATTCATCTTAAGCTCATTTTTGTGACATAACTCTTTCATCATTACTTCATGTAACCTAAGTATTGAGTATTATGCATCTAACTTTTTTTGACtgataaattgaaattaaaaacaaatttagtaATTAATGGatcacataattttaaaaaaaaattagctcaGGTTaagaaatttataaatttgttgtAGCTAAAATAAGAACTAAGCTCGTATAAATATGaaagataaaaatgaaaatgaagttaTTATCATACAATATAGGATCATTAATCAAACTTCTGTTGTATAAATATCCATTACTTGAATATTTAAGAACATTTCAAGCCTAGACAATCTCCCCAAAACTTATGAACATTACATTGTTCTAAGTCGAACTGAACTTGGCTTCTCTTAAGTAAAGTCTCAATTTGTTGATAAGTCGGGTTCTTTGATTGAGATTAATCATTGACAAAGTCAGTGACTATTTCACACCAATAAcatgattaacaaaaaaaaaaactgccaTTACATTGTAATATCAGCACTAACAGAATCCAAAAAGAGAACCCTTAGTTAAAGGCTtcatatgataattccaatgaATACAAGATCAAAACAAGATTTCATTAACTGATCAATGCACTTTGAGAAAATATAGAGCATTAACAATATGCATTTTTCCCTAAAGCCTAATACCCCATTTCTCAGTCTGGGTAAGAGGATCCAATGAGtttaaattttgaaacattTATCTAAAATGGGTGAAAATAACCTTGACTTGCCAAAACTAACAAAACATGGCAAGGAGATACCTTAAACCTCATGTCTACTTTGCAACAGTATATCAAATTtctaacaataaaaagattactttttgtttgattttcatTACTTTCCCTCATTCAAAAGCCTTCTCCCAATCATCTACAACTTCAGAATCATCTCTTGCATCCAAGTTTCCTACATTTGCGCTACGTGAAGAAGACTCCAACCTAGTTGAGACATCTCCACTTTCGGCTTGTTTTCCAGAAGTTAAACTTCTCATGACGGTTGTCGGTGATGAACTTGAACTCGATTCCTGGTTTAAAACATTCCAAGGATTCAATGAAGCGGGTATCGGCGCTTCTTTCTTCAAAACTGATGGTTGAATATTTGCAGAACCACCGGCAGCCCATTGTTCATCACCCCATGAATCTTCTTTCCAACCCGGGTCGAGAACCACTGCCTTTTTCCATGGATTACTTCTCAGTGTTGACAGTCCTCCTCCATCTTTCGTACCTCCCCATGCATTGGTAACCGAAGACACCGCTGATGCTCCGGCACTCTGGACAAAAGAAACAGCACCCTGATAAACTGTTCCATGATCCAATCTCCTCATCGCAGTTGCAGCTCGGGCAGGATCATGAAAAACAGCCAAAGCATTTTTGTCGTTCAACCAAACAAGCTCACATTCGCCGCCAAATCTCAACACCAAGGCACTAATATCAGCGTCCCTTGGCAAGTCTGGAAACGAGACAACAAGCCTTGGGTCCATATCAACCAAGGGATCAAATGCAGTAGGAAGTGGCGCGTTTAAAGTTGTGGTACCCTTAACACCGAGCACACGAGCTGGGGCCTTAGATTTTTGAGTAACAGAAATTACGACAAATCGCTTTGGTTCCCAACCAGCAGCATTCACCGCAAGCTTCCATCTTTCAGCAATCAATCTCACGGCATCTCTTTTATCCTTTATCATAGGGCAAAAGACATGGATTTTTAAACCATGTGTAGTTCCTTTGCTTTTCCCAAGTACTAATACTTTGCATCTCTCTTCAACAGCCAAAACCCATTTCGGATCACGTCTAAATGTGTCAGAAAGCAATTCAAAAGAAGAATTCTCACCGAAGTGGAGAGCATCAAGACTTGGAGTGATGTCAAAGGCATCGGCAAGAACCCTTTTACGTTCCAACTTAGCACATTCCTCATCACACATCAGCTTTCTTTGCCCAAGGGGAACTTTTTGGCCATTAGCATCAACCGGTTGAAGTGGCGCGGGCAATTTTTGAATAATGGAAGCTTCATAAATTGCATCAGCATTATAGTTACTATTGCTACCACCCACATCACAAGGAACATTAGCTGATATGCGGCCACAAGAGCAAGTAATTGTAACGGGGAACTCGCATCTTACATCAGGGCAAGATATGGTAGGGTGACATTGAGCCATACACATGTGCCGGCAGCCACTCCTTGGAGCACCACATGTCTGCCCACATGGCGCTCGGTATCCTTTCACAAAATCAGGTAGAGTATCACAAGGTGGTGAGTGGCATGTTCTTCCGCATGCATGTAAACCGCATTGTCTAGTCCTTCCACAGGGATTATTGCATCTAATATTATTTGAGCCACAAGGTATATTCCTAAGAATGACATGGCCACCGACACATTCTTTCGACACAGGTACCGAACAAGGAGGGCAATCTCCAAAATGGCAACTATGAGAGCCCAAATGACCACATGGCTGAGGAACTGAACATGGAAGTTGACATAAGGGAGGCATTGTACCACAAGGTAGGGGAGGAGGAATTGAAGTCCTACCACAAGCACATGTTAAATCGGTGAAGATTGTTTCAAGACACGGTGGGCAATGACCACTGTGACACAACGTTTCACATACATGCTGGCCACATCTCAGCTTCTTTCCACAAAGCATGGAACAAAAGTGAGGATCCCAATCTGCAATAGTCAAGTCCTTATTTGGACCAGACAATGGACAACATTTTTCACTACATCGGTGCCTTCCACAATTCTTCTTTGCCCCACATGGCTTTTCACAAGTAAATTTCTGATTCTCCGTTATTGTTTTATAGCATTCAACAGTTCGCGAAGTTGAGCCACAACGGCATTTCTGTGAAATTAGGACCTTACACGGTGGACATTCCCCAACATGGCATGACTCCTTACAAGCATG
This portion of the Trifolium pratense cultivar HEN17-A07 linkage group LG3, ARS_RC_1.1, whole genome shotgun sequence genome encodes:
- the LOC123914107 gene encoding NF-X1-type zinc finger protein NFXL1 — encoded protein: MSLQTRRDRREGGSRFPPQRAPRQEWVPKGTGASTTTSTTAPTTTATATTAVVDPTSLHSHQKNTNGDGGSSNQGSVVSPPLARHRSNHHVTHRVEREHVAHRVEREHVAHSVDREHVAHQVERENVAHRVERENIAHRVERQHVAHRVERDKGRSGNTAGREYGSRDSSLPQLVQEIQEKLTRGTVECMICYDMVRRSAPIWSCSSCYSIFHLNCIKKWARAPTSVDLSAEKNLGFNWRCPGCQFVQHTSSRDIKYVCFCGKRTDPPHDLYLTPHSCGEPCGKPLEKEVLSTEGRKDQLCPHACVLQCHPGPCPPCKAFAPPRLCPCGKKRIATRCSDRQSDLTCGQRCDKLLNCGRHRCENACHVGPCDPCQVLINASCFCSKMTQVIFCGEMAMKGEFKVEDGVFSCGSNCGTELSCGNHICRDVCHPGGCGECEFLPSRVKTCCCGKTKLEDERKSCVDPIPTCSQVCGKLLPCGIHACKESCHVGECPPCKVLISQKCRCGSTSRTVECYKTITENQKFTCEKPCGAKKNCGRHRCSEKCCPLSGPNKDLTIADWDPHFCSMLCGKKLRCGQHVCETLCHSGHCPPCLETIFTDLTCACGRTSIPPPLPCGTMPPLCQLPCSVPQPCGHLGSHSCHFGDCPPCSVPVSKECVGGHVILRNIPCGSNNIRCNNPCGRTRQCGLHACGRTCHSPPCDTLPDFVKGYRAPCGQTCGAPRSGCRHMCMAQCHPTISCPDVRCEFPVTITCSCGRISANVPCDVGGSNSNYNADAIYEASIIQKLPAPLQPVDANGQKVPLGQRKLMCDEECAKLERKRVLADAFDITPSLDALHFGENSSFELLSDTFRRDPKWVLAVEERCKVLVLGKSKGTTHGLKIHVFCPMIKDKRDAVRLIAERWKLAVNAAGWEPKRFVVISVTQKSKAPARVLGVKGTTTLNAPLPTAFDPLVDMDPRLVVSFPDLPRDADISALVLRFGGECELVWLNDKNALAVFHDPARAATAMRRLDHGTVYQGAVSFVQSAGASAVSSVTNAWGGTKDGGGLSTLRSNPWKKAVVLDPGWKEDSWGDEQWAAGGSANIQPSVLKKEAPIPASLNPWNVLNQESSSSSSPTTVMRSLTSGKQAESGDVSTRLESSSRSANVGNLDARDDSEVVDDWEKAFE